A stretch of the Lolium perenne isolate Kyuss_39 chromosome 3, Kyuss_2.0, whole genome shotgun sequence genome encodes the following:
- the LOC127339619 gene encoding uncharacterized protein — protein MDAHWDGYDYLVALSARVQHMRSVDRTLVDLPDAAIQIFKVLWPEEAMPANITLTANRLKEAGRRIREWQCSAARVGADTALRSVCSWYPDLDLDALQGVRQDALTDVDPVLTAKRQDRAYRLAEYAEVRTFIPPPPDVKDYLSDEEEEEGDEDEGAEDVPPETPEASAAPPEAPAS, from the coding sequence atggacgcgcactgggacgGGTACGACTATCTGGTCGCCCTCTCCGCTCGAGTCCAACACATGCGTTCAGTGGACCGCACCCTTGTCGATCTTCCGGATGCTGCCATCCaaatcttcaaggtgctgtggcctgaagaAGCCATGCCAGCCAACATCACCCTCACCGCCAACCGGCTGAAGGAGGCAGGACGCCGGATTcgtgagtggcagtgctccgcgGCTCGTGTTGGAGCTGACACCGCGCTGCGCTCTGTGTGCTCCTGGTAtccggacttggacttggacgcgCTCCAAGGCGTACGCCAAGATGCTCTGACCGATGTGGACCCGGTTcttaccgcgaagcggcaggatcgggcctaccggctcgctgagtatgccgaggtccgcaccttcatccctccccctcctgatgtcaaggactacctcagcgatgaggaagaagaggagggagatgaagatgagggTGCCGAGGATGTGCCGCCGGAAACTCCTGAGGCCagcgctgctccccctgaagccccTGCTTCTTGA